The proteins below come from a single Myxococcota bacterium genomic window:
- a CDS encoding 2OG-Fe(II) oxygenase gives MSRSPWDRIRPIDEDAIQRAFESAQPFRHFHIDDFLEPAFAREVAAAYPSYDEALALGREFQALNENLKIQVCDRARFPEPIARLEEALAAPEWRAALERITGIPKLLADDELVGGGMHIMGSGGRLDVHVDFNLIENRGLHRRLNILVFLNPRWQDGWGGELELWDTGVRQRGASFVPKFNRCAVFQTSEISFHGVTPLVCPDGETRNSFAAYYYTREAPAGWDGTRHTTIFRARPDEALRGHVLMPAEKAWRRVRNRLRGLVRKSPAR, from the coding sequence ATGTCTCGGAGCCCCTGGGATCGCATCCGTCCGATCGACGAGGACGCCATCCAGCGAGCCTTCGAGTCCGCGCAGCCGTTCCGGCACTTCCACATCGACGACTTCCTCGAGCCCGCGTTCGCGCGCGAAGTCGCCGCCGCGTATCCGAGCTACGACGAAGCGCTCGCCCTCGGCCGCGAGTTCCAGGCGCTGAACGAGAACCTCAAGATCCAGGTGTGCGACCGCGCGCGCTTCCCGGAGCCGATCGCCCGCCTCGAGGAGGCGCTCGCCGCGCCCGAGTGGCGCGCGGCGCTGGAGCGCATCACGGGCATCCCGAAGCTCCTCGCCGACGACGAGCTCGTCGGGGGCGGCATGCACATCATGGGGTCGGGCGGCCGGCTCGACGTGCACGTCGACTTCAACCTGATCGAGAACCGCGGCCTGCACCGGCGCCTCAACATCCTCGTGTTCCTGAATCCGCGCTGGCAGGACGGGTGGGGCGGCGAGCTCGAGCTGTGGGACACCGGCGTCCGGCAGCGCGGCGCGTCGTTCGTCCCGAAGTTCAACCGCTGCGCCGTGTTCCAGACGAGCGAGATCAGCTTCCACGGCGTCACGCCGCTCGTCTGCCCCGACGGCGAGACGCGGAACTCGTTCGCGGCCTACTACTACACGCGCGAGGCGCCGGCCGGCTGGGACGGCACGCGCCACACGACGATCTTCCGAGCGCGGCCCGACGAGGCGCTCCGCGGCCACGTGCTGATGCCCGCGGAGAAGGCGTGGCGGCGGGTTCGCAACCGTCTGCGCGGCCTCGTCCGCAAGTCGCCGGCACGTTAG
- a CDS encoding lipopolysaccharide biosynthesis protein → MARVTLGRLVRSSGLAGLAQVVRAASSMVLTPIVLGAIGLEGFGVWALLFSLSNSINVIGVSFGNAYAKFTADFEARRDFDGLAERVGAGLVLIGGVAALGLVGLALASEWLLRMSSVPEAMLPEARTGFLIVCVTVFSMLSIGCVRQILAGLQRTDLSSVGQIATSLAYLALGWTLVRRGHGIVGLAVANLAAELAGIALSWVWCRRVCPQLVLSPLRATRAGLREVVALGGRFQLVFALNFLSNEGFKIALSSLLGPAVLGSYELARRMMRLCQTAAGAIHTPMMPAFAQLHSGGESERARHMHNRGALALFTAALVAIGFVAVFAERTMLVWTADPQPLAAWTFRALAAAYVFKQLSSMATANLRGRGEFRLEIGSMVFSLVARLGLIVPLYAWLDYAGFVWSEAIAHVATALVLLWPYAGREGIALGRFFWEAAARPTLLLALPLAAAWAGAHAWPLPLGDVAPRWQAFFELALWGALFSAASAGVVWFGLLASDERARLGRSLARRFGRGRRPSAGTA, encoded by the coding sequence ATGGCGCGCGTGACGCTCGGCCGCCTCGTCCGGAGCTCGGGGCTCGCGGGCCTCGCGCAGGTGGTGCGCGCGGCGAGCAGCATGGTGCTCACGCCCATCGTGCTCGGCGCCATCGGGCTCGAGGGCTTCGGCGTCTGGGCGCTGCTCTTCAGCCTCTCGAACTCGATCAACGTGATCGGCGTGAGCTTCGGGAACGCCTACGCGAAGTTCACGGCCGACTTCGAGGCGCGGCGCGACTTCGATGGGCTGGCGGAGCGCGTCGGCGCCGGGCTCGTATTGATCGGCGGCGTCGCGGCCCTGGGGCTCGTCGGGCTCGCGCTCGCGAGCGAGTGGCTGCTCCGCATGAGCAGCGTTCCCGAGGCGATGCTCCCCGAGGCGCGGACCGGGTTCCTCATCGTCTGCGTCACCGTCTTCTCGATGCTGAGCATCGGGTGCGTGCGGCAGATCCTCGCCGGCCTCCAGCGCACCGACCTGAGCTCCGTCGGGCAGATCGCGACGTCGCTCGCCTACCTCGCGCTCGGCTGGACGCTCGTGCGCCGCGGCCACGGCATCGTCGGGCTCGCGGTCGCGAACCTCGCGGCCGAGCTCGCCGGCATCGCGCTCAGCTGGGTGTGGTGCCGGCGCGTGTGTCCGCAGCTCGTGCTGTCGCCGCTGCGGGCGACGCGCGCGGGGCTCCGCGAGGTCGTCGCGCTCGGCGGGCGTTTCCAGCTCGTCTTCGCGCTCAACTTCCTCAGCAACGAGGGCTTCAAGATCGCCCTCTCGAGCCTGCTCGGGCCGGCCGTGCTCGGCAGCTACGAGCTGGCGCGCCGGATGATGCGCCTGTGCCAGACCGCCGCCGGCGCCATCCACACGCCGATGATGCCCGCGTTCGCGCAGCTCCACTCGGGGGGCGAGAGCGAGCGCGCGCGGCACATGCACAACCGCGGGGCGCTCGCGCTCTTCACCGCCGCACTCGTCGCCATCGGGTTCGTCGCCGTCTTCGCCGAGCGGACGATGCTCGTGTGGACGGCCGACCCGCAGCCGCTCGCGGCCTGGACGTTCCGCGCGCTCGCCGCCGCCTACGTCTTCAAGCAGCTCTCGAGCATGGCGACCGCGAACCTGCGCGGGCGCGGTGAGTTCCGCCTCGAGATCGGCTCGATGGTGTTCTCGCTCGTCGCGCGTCTCGGGCTGATCGTGCCGCTCTACGCCTGGCTCGACTACGCGGGCTTCGTGTGGAGCGAGGCCATCGCCCACGTCGCGACGGCGCTCGTGCTGCTCTGGCCGTACGCCGGACGCGAGGGCATCGCCCTCGGGCGCTTCTTCTGGGAGGCGGCCGCGCGCCCGACGCTGCTGCTCGCGCTCCCGCTCGCCGCGGCCTGGGCGGGCGCCCACGCGTGGCCTCTGCCGCTCGGCGACGTCGCGCCGCGCTGGCAGGCGTTCTTCGAGCTCGCGCTGTGGGGGGCGCTGTTCAGCGCTGCGTCTGCCGGGGTCGTCTGGTTCGGCCTGCTCGCGAGCGACGAGCGCGCCCGGCTCGGCCGCTCGCTCGCGCGAAGGTTCGGCCGCGGCCGGCGACCGAGCGCCGGCACCGCCTGA
- a CDS encoding glycosyltransferase family 4 protein: MTATSDAEPVPSGGAPLEIAYLASIYPRAVDTAVRNEVTALRAMGHRVHTFSIRKADDAQMVTDFHRSERAATTYLYSDHRFETPLAALALALGAPRRFAAGLALAWRTAAPGLRALVWQAAYFLEACFLARALRERSVEHLHCHIGENSASVAMLASALSGVPFSMTIHGPYIFRAPERWALGEKIVRSAFTVCITEFTKSQCMIYAPVEHWPKLRVVHCGPDPAFLAQEPSPVAADAKRLVWVGRVCEEKAVPILLEAARRVASDGLDFELLLIGDGPLREASERRIRDAGLADRVRITGWMNSQQIVEQMATARGMVLPSFAEGLPAVLMEAMAMARPCISTYIAGIPELVEPGRNGWLVPASDVDALADAMRALLSASVDELRALGAAGRAAVLARHDPSVEAAKLAALIAGSARGAR; encoded by the coding sequence GTGACCGCGACGTCCGACGCCGAGCCCGTCCCGAGCGGCGGCGCCCCGCTCGAGATCGCCTATCTCGCGAGCATCTACCCGCGCGCCGTCGACACGGCCGTGCGCAACGAGGTCACCGCGCTGCGCGCGATGGGCCACCGCGTCCACACGTTCTCGATCCGCAAGGCGGACGACGCGCAGATGGTGACCGACTTCCACCGCAGCGAGCGCGCCGCGACGACGTACCTCTACTCCGACCACCGCTTCGAGACGCCGCTCGCCGCACTCGCGCTCGCGCTCGGCGCGCCGCGTCGCTTCGCGGCGGGGCTCGCGCTCGCGTGGCGGACGGCCGCGCCCGGCCTGCGCGCGCTCGTCTGGCAGGCGGCCTACTTCCTCGAGGCGTGCTTCCTGGCGCGCGCGCTGCGCGAGCGCAGCGTCGAGCACCTGCACTGCCACATCGGCGAGAACTCGGCGTCGGTCGCGATGCTCGCATCCGCGCTCTCGGGCGTTCCGTTCAGCATGACGATCCACGGCCCGTACATCTTCCGCGCGCCCGAGCGCTGGGCGCTCGGCGAGAAGATCGTGCGCAGCGCGTTCACCGTCTGCATCACGGAGTTCACGAAGAGCCAGTGCATGATCTACGCGCCGGTCGAGCACTGGCCGAAGCTGCGCGTCGTGCACTGCGGCCCCGACCCGGCCTTCCTGGCGCAGGAGCCCTCCCCCGTCGCCGCGGATGCGAAGCGGCTCGTCTGGGTCGGTCGCGTGTGCGAGGAGAAGGCGGTGCCGATCCTGCTCGAGGCGGCTCGACGCGTCGCTTCCGACGGCCTCGACTTCGAGCTGCTGTTGATCGGGGACGGCCCCCTGCGCGAGGCGTCGGAGCGGCGCATCCGCGACGCGGGGCTCGCGGACCGCGTGCGCATCACGGGCTGGATGAACAGCCAGCAGATCGTCGAGCAGATGGCGACGGCGCGCGGAATGGTGCTGCCGAGCTTCGCAGAGGGCCTTCCCGCCGTGCTCATGGAGGCGATGGCGATGGCCCGCCCGTGCATCAGCACCTACATCGCGGGCATTCCGGAGCTCGTCGAGCCGGGGCGCAACGGCTGGCTCGTGCCGGCGAGCGATGTCGACGCGCTCGCCGACGCGATGCGCGCGCTGCTCTCGGCGAGCGTCGACGAGCTGCGCGCGCTCGGCGCGGCCGGCCGCGCCGCCGTGCTCGCACGGCACGACCCGAGCGTCGAGGCGGCGAAGCTCGCGGCGCTGATCGCGGGCTCCGCGCGCGGCGCGCGCTAG
- a CDS encoding NAD(P)-dependent oxidoreductase → MKVLVTGAGGFLGRRVAAALAGAGHDVRALVRPGRDARALGLAPPIEPFVADLRHAADLDRALEGVDAVVHLAAAMSGSDAIRFADTVIATERLFDAMARSSVRRLVLCSSFSVYDWTRARGVVDESLPLRERPYDCGGYASAKVWQERLAERRAAELGWELTILRPGFIWGDANPCPDDTYGRTVGGLHLVFGPLRRPALTHVDNCADAFRAALESPASVGRAINVTDADDVTAWRFLGDHVARSGRGGRRVPIPYAFVALLAFAVQRVAALVWGARAKLPSLFARGSFAEGYRPRRHARARLEALLPAHRPGDYATCLDRTYPPRARSSAARAPEEPHRP, encoded by the coding sequence GTGAAGGTGCTCGTCACCGGCGCGGGAGGCTTCCTGGGACGTCGCGTCGCGGCGGCGCTCGCGGGCGCGGGCCACGACGTGCGCGCGCTCGTGCGCCCCGGACGCGACGCGCGCGCCCTCGGCCTCGCGCCGCCGATCGAGCCCTTCGTCGCCGACCTGCGCCACGCCGCCGACCTCGACCGCGCGCTCGAGGGCGTCGACGCGGTCGTGCACCTCGCCGCCGCGATGTCCGGAAGCGACGCGATCCGCTTCGCCGACACCGTGATCGCGACGGAGCGGCTCTTCGACGCGATGGCGCGGAGCTCCGTCCGGCGCCTCGTGCTGTGCAGCAGCTTCTCGGTGTACGACTGGACGCGCGCGCGCGGCGTCGTCGACGAGTCGCTCCCGCTGCGCGAGCGCCCGTACGACTGCGGCGGCTACGCGTCGGCGAAGGTCTGGCAGGAGCGCCTCGCCGAGCGCCGCGCGGCCGAGCTCGGGTGGGAGCTCACGATCCTCAGGCCGGGCTTCATCTGGGGTGATGCAAACCCCTGCCCGGACGACACCTATGGCCGCACCGTCGGCGGGCTCCACCTCGTCTTCGGGCCGCTCCGCCGGCCCGCCCTCACCCACGTCGACAACTGCGCCGACGCGTTCCGCGCCGCGCTCGAGAGCCCGGCCTCCGTCGGCCGCGCGATCAACGTGACCGACGCCGACGACGTCACTGCCTGGCGCTTCCTCGGCGACCACGTCGCGCGCTCGGGCCGCGGCGGCCGCCGCGTCCCGATTCCCTACGCCTTCGTCGCCCTGCTGGCCTTCGCCGTCCAGCGCGTCGCCGCGCTCGTGTGGGGGGCGCGCGCGAAGCTGCCGAGCCTGTTCGCGCGCGGCAGCTTCGCGGAGGGCTACCGCCCGCGCCGCCACGCGCGCGCGCGCCTCGAGGCGCTGCTGCCCGCGCACCGGCCCGGCGACTACGCGACGTGCCTCGACCGCACCTACCCGCCGCGCGCGCGCTCGTCCGCCGCGCGCGCGCCCGAGGAGCCGCACCGCCCGTGA
- a CDS encoding Gfo/Idh/MocA family oxidoreductase: MDATSEAAGASGRGRESARAAQRARVAVVGAGYIAREHLACLATLRNAEVVAVCDRSAVMAEATADQFRVPAWYTDHAAMLAAAAPDVVHVATPPRSHVPLALAALEAGAHVFVEKPIATSAADLATLERAARERGLWLVEDHNYLFNPAVQRMLALAHGGELGDVVHVEATFCVDIAGAGSRHADPNGPSPFAGLPGGPFLDFATHLAYLAHAFVGPHRSVQRIARKRSANPALAADELRAQVDAERGTAWLGFSSHSQPDAFSLRVHGTRLRAEASLFEPLLRVERVRGGPSPLQPVANGLDAARAFASSAIGGLARKLSGRPLTYAGLWTLLARLYDALESGEAPPIAPAAISATSALVFDLLDGIGDADAAPAAERRA; this comes from the coding sequence ATGGATGCGACGTCGGAGGCAGCGGGCGCGAGCGGGCGCGGCAGAGAGAGCGCGCGCGCTGCGCAGCGCGCGCGCGTCGCCGTCGTCGGCGCGGGCTACATCGCGCGCGAGCATCTCGCCTGCCTCGCGACGCTGCGCAACGCCGAGGTCGTCGCGGTGTGCGATCGCTCGGCCGTGATGGCCGAGGCCACCGCCGACCAGTTCCGCGTCCCCGCCTGGTACACCGACCACGCCGCCATGCTCGCGGCGGCGGCGCCCGACGTCGTGCACGTCGCGACGCCGCCCCGCTCCCACGTCCCGCTGGCGCTCGCCGCCCTCGAGGCCGGTGCGCACGTGTTCGTCGAGAAGCCGATCGCGACGAGCGCGGCCGATCTCGCGACGCTCGAGCGCGCAGCGCGCGAGCGCGGGCTCTGGCTCGTCGAGGACCACAACTACCTCTTCAACCCGGCCGTGCAGCGCATGCTCGCGCTCGCGCACGGCGGCGAGCTGGGCGACGTCGTGCACGTCGAGGCCACGTTCTGCGTCGACATCGCGGGCGCCGGGAGTCGCCACGCCGATCCGAACGGCCCGTCGCCGTTCGCCGGGCTGCCCGGCGGCCCCTTCCTCGACTTCGCGACGCACCTCGCCTACCTCGCGCACGCCTTCGTCGGGCCCCACCGCAGCGTGCAGCGCATCGCGCGCAAGCGCAGCGCGAACCCGGCCCTCGCGGCCGACGAGCTGCGGGCGCAGGTCGACGCCGAGCGCGGAACGGCGTGGCTCGGCTTCAGCTCGCACTCGCAGCCGGACGCCTTCTCGCTGCGCGTCCACGGCACGCGCCTGCGCGCGGAGGCGAGCCTGTTCGAGCCGCTGCTGCGCGTCGAGCGCGTGCGCGGCGGCCCCTCGCCGCTCCAGCCCGTCGCGAACGGACTCGACGCGGCGCGCGCGTTCGCATCGTCCGCCATCGGAGGGCTCGCGCGGAAGCTCTCCGGGCGTCCGCTCACGTACGCGGGGCTCTGGACGCTGCTCGCGCGCCTGTACGACGCGCTCGAATCGGGCGAGGCGCCGCCGATCGCGCCGGCTGCGATCTCCGCGACGAGTGCGCTCGTGTTCGATCTCCTCGACGGCATCGGCGACGCGGACGCCGCGCCCGCCGCGGAGCGCCGCGCGTGA
- a CDS encoding GHMP kinase — protein sequence MIISQTPYRISFAGGGTDLPAFYREEYGAVLSTAIDRHMYVTVGTRFDSTIRVAYSTTEVVETAAQLKHTLVREALAITDLDRALEITTIGDVPAGTGMGSSSALAVGLLTALYAYKGRAEAPETLARQACEIEIDRLGAPIGKQDQYAAAYGGLQYIRFNPDETVHVEPVPGSAAMLEALSDHVLLFYTGGTRDANQLLSEQSRATARKLDVLRRMRDIAGELRDVLGASDSPRFDVFGAKLDEAWELKRSLTGSISTRTIDDWYARGRRAGAYGGKLLGAGGGGFLMLFAPRDRHGAIREELGHPKELPVRFDPRGSRVIFIGNRR from the coding sequence ATGATCATCTCGCAGACGCCGTACCGCATCAGCTTCGCCGGCGGTGGAACGGATCTCCCGGCCTTCTACCGCGAGGAGTACGGAGCGGTCCTGTCCACGGCGATCGATCGCCACATGTACGTCACGGTCGGCACGCGCTTCGACTCGACGATCCGCGTCGCGTACTCGACGACGGAGGTGGTCGAGACGGCCGCGCAGCTCAAGCACACGCTCGTGCGCGAGGCGCTCGCGATCACCGACCTCGACCGCGCGCTCGAGATCACGACGATCGGCGACGTGCCCGCCGGCACCGGCATGGGCTCGTCGAGCGCGCTCGCCGTGGGCCTGCTGACGGCGCTCTATGCCTACAAGGGGCGCGCGGAGGCGCCCGAGACGCTGGCGCGACAGGCGTGCGAGATCGAGATCGACCGGCTCGGCGCGCCGATCGGAAAGCAGGACCAGTACGCCGCCGCCTACGGCGGGCTGCAGTACATCCGCTTCAACCCCGACGAGACCGTGCACGTCGAGCCCGTGCCCGGGAGCGCCGCGATGCTCGAGGCGCTCTCCGACCACGTGCTGCTGTTCTACACGGGCGGGACGCGCGACGCGAATCAGCTGCTCTCCGAGCAGTCGCGCGCGACGGCGCGCAAGCTCGACGTCCTGCGGCGCATGCGCGACATCGCGGGCGAGCTGCGCGACGTGCTCGGCGCGAGCGACTCGCCGCGCTTCGACGTCTTCGGCGCGAAGCTCGACGAGGCGTGGGAGCTCAAGCGCTCGCTCACCGGGAGCATCTCGACGCGCACGATCGACGACTGGTACGCGCGCGGCCGGCGCGCCGGCGCGTACGGCGGGAAGCTGCTCGGCGCGGGCGGCGGCGGCTTCCTGATGCTGTTCGCGCCGCGCGACCGCCACGGCGCGATCCGCGAGGAGCTCGGCCATCCGAAGGAGCTCCCCGTGCGCTTCGACCCGCGCGGCTCGCGCGTGATCTTCATCGGGAACCGGCGCTAG
- a CDS encoding nucleotidyltransferase family protein, giving the protein MARTLVLAAGLGTRLRPLTDRVPKCLVPVAGRPLLDYWQDAFARDGLLDARINVHAHAEQVRAWVAARNAEGPVAWSVFEEPALLGSGGTLRANLAWLEGSDDGVFVVVYADNASAVDFRALLAFHRERAAEVTMALFDAPDPRACGIATLDAEDRIVDFVEKPSAPASTLANAGIYAVSTGALDEALANAVPKGAVLDLGHDVLPRLAGRMHGFRIDGYHRDVGTPEALAEIERDVRAGALRARAQARTAEGRAR; this is encoded by the coding sequence ATGGCGCGCACCCTCGTCCTCGCCGCCGGTCTGGGCACGCGGCTGCGGCCGCTCACCGACCGCGTTCCGAAGTGCCTCGTGCCGGTCGCCGGGCGGCCGCTGCTCGACTACTGGCAGGACGCGTTCGCGCGCGACGGCCTGCTCGACGCGCGCATCAACGTGCACGCCCACGCCGAGCAGGTCCGCGCGTGGGTGGCGGCGCGCAACGCCGAGGGCCCGGTGGCGTGGAGCGTCTTCGAGGAGCCGGCGCTCCTCGGCTCGGGCGGCACCCTGCGCGCGAACCTCGCGTGGCTCGAGGGCAGCGACGACGGCGTCTTCGTCGTCGTGTACGCGGACAACGCGAGTGCCGTCGACTTCCGCGCGCTGCTCGCCTTCCACCGCGAGCGCGCGGCCGAGGTCACGATGGCGCTGTTCGACGCCCCGGACCCGCGCGCCTGCGGCATCGCGACGCTCGACGCGGAGGACCGGATCGTCGACTTCGTCGAGAAGCCGAGCGCACCGGCCTCGACGCTCGCGAACGCGGGGATCTACGCGGTGTCGACGGGCGCGCTCGACGAGGCGCTCGCGAACGCAGTTCCGAAGGGCGCCGTCCTCGACCTCGGCCACGACGTGCTGCCGCGGCTCGCCGGGCGCATGCACGGCTTCCGGATCGACGGATACCATCGCGACGTCGGCACGCCCGAAGCGCTCGCGGAGATCGAGCGCGACGTGCGCGCGGGCGCACTCCGCGCGCGCGCGCAGGCGCGCACTGCGGAAGGGAGAGCACGGTGA
- the galE gene encoding UDP-glucose 4-epimerase GalE: MTGGAGYVGSFAARHLMRKGHHVVVLDNLCQGHRGTLPAEVLVVGDIADRALFGRLLDEHRIEAVMHFAAATNVAESVENPAYHYRNNTVNTLGMLETMIEHDVRRIVFSSTAATYGETDEMPLREDAPKNPVCPYGYSKLAIEWMIQDFSHAYGLSYAILRYFNASGAAPDGAHGEDHAPETHLIPLVIQAMTGKRPEVQLFGSDYPTRDGTALRDYVHVDDLALAHELAVEWCPAPGSKPGGGIFNIGTGSGNTVLEVVQALERVTGEKVPYRMAARRPGDPARLVASNDRLRDVLGWRPAYTEIDAVVETAWKWHRAHPNGYGD, encoded by the coding sequence GTGACCGGCGGAGCGGGCTATGTGGGCAGCTTCGCGGCCCGCCACCTGATGCGGAAGGGCCACCACGTCGTCGTCCTCGACAACCTGTGTCAGGGGCACCGCGGGACGCTCCCGGCCGAGGTCCTCGTCGTCGGCGACATCGCCGACCGCGCGCTCTTCGGCCGGCTGCTCGACGAGCACCGCATCGAGGCCGTGATGCACTTCGCGGCCGCGACGAACGTCGCCGAGTCGGTCGAGAACCCCGCCTACCACTACCGCAACAACACCGTGAACACGCTCGGCATGCTCGAGACGATGATCGAGCACGACGTGCGCCGGATCGTCTTCTCGAGCACGGCGGCGACGTACGGCGAGACCGACGAGATGCCGCTGCGCGAGGACGCGCCGAAGAACCCGGTCTGTCCGTACGGCTACTCGAAGCTCGCGATCGAGTGGATGATCCAGGACTTCTCGCACGCCTACGGGCTGTCGTACGCGATCCTCCGCTACTTCAACGCCTCCGGCGCCGCGCCCGACGGCGCGCACGGCGAGGACCACGCACCCGAGACGCACCTGATTCCGCTGGTCATCCAGGCGATGACGGGAAAGCGGCCCGAGGTGCAGCTCTTCGGGAGCGACTATCCGACGCGCGACGGGACGGCGCTTCGCGACTACGTCCACGTCGACGACCTCGCGCTCGCGCACGAGCTCGCCGTCGAGTGGTGCCCGGCCCCCGGGTCGAAGCCGGGCGGCGGCATCTTCAACATCGGGACGGGCAGCGGGAACACCGTGCTCGAGGTCGTGCAGGCGCTCGAGCGCGTGACCGGCGAGAAGGTGCCGTACCGCATGGCCGCGCGGCGCCCCGGCGATCCGGCGCGCCTCGTCGCGAGCAACGACCGGCTGCGGGACGTGCTCGGCTGGCGGCCGGCCTACACCGAGATCGACGCCGTCGTCGAGACGGCGTGGAAGTGGCACCGCGCGCACCCGAACGGATATGGCGACTGA
- a CDS encoding SIS domain-containing protein, with protein MSAHDFRAFIDDYYARFAAALQAFDRDALARVLGVFQGVAESGGTLWVAGNGGSASISDHTVCDTTKGTHAKGVPPIRSISLAANNAMLTALGNDIGYDHVFSRQLEYYLKPGDALLVVSSSGNSPNVVAACAYAKERGIPTVAFTGFKGGKLATMADVCVWIPVENYGIAEDTHQSLMHCLTQFLALERGSVRE; from the coding sequence ATGAGCGCCCACGACTTCCGCGCCTTCATCGACGACTACTACGCGCGCTTCGCCGCCGCCCTCCAGGCCTTCGACCGCGACGCGCTCGCGCGCGTGCTCGGCGTGTTCCAGGGCGTCGCCGAGAGCGGCGGCACGCTCTGGGTGGCGGGCAACGGCGGCAGCGCGTCGATCTCCGATCACACCGTCTGCGACACGACGAAGGGGACGCACGCGAAGGGCGTGCCGCCGATCCGTTCGATCTCGCTCGCCGCCAACAACGCGATGCTCACCGCGCTCGGCAACGACATCGGCTACGACCACGTCTTCAGCCGCCAGCTCGAGTACTACCTGAAGCCGGGGGACGCCCTGCTCGTGGTGAGCTCGAGCGGCAACTCGCCGAACGTCGTCGCCGCCTGCGCGTACGCGAAGGAGCGCGGCATCCCGACCGTCGCGTTCACGGGCTTCAAGGGCGGCAAGCTCGCGACGATGGCCGACGTGTGCGTGTGGATCCCGGTCGAGAACTACGGGATCGCGGAGGACACGCACCAGAGCCTGATGCACTGCCTCACGCAGTTCCTCGCGCTCGAGCGGGGCTCGGTCCGCGAGTGA
- a CDS encoding glycosyltransferase family A protein, translating to MTEPRVSFVVIGLDEAARLGDALASLTAQGLPRHEVEILYVDSGSRDGSPEIAARAGVDAVLHIERAGASAARARNAGLARARGALVQFVDGDTCIAPGWVAAGSAALAADPELAGVEGSLVEARPAANLYHAVCELDWPAGEGTVDFVGGNALYRREAIAAAGGFDERMRVGEEPELGFRLRQAGFGFRRLDHPMAVHDLDLRGLGDYWTRGRKSGLACGWVALATGGATRGYWSERVRATLVHAAWQVLPVAAGVAALPASPRLAAVLVAAPLLALALLGARKARRVAHARGVGLGRALAYGLHAYLYKIPSAVGVLQALASRLPPPAPSRAYVAEAPPQ from the coding sequence GTGACTGAACCCCGCGTCTCCTTCGTGGTGATCGGGCTCGACGAGGCGGCCCGTCTCGGCGACGCGCTCGCGTCGCTCACCGCGCAGGGGCTCCCGCGGCACGAGGTGGAGATCCTCTACGTCGACTCCGGCTCGCGCGACGGATCGCCCGAGATCGCCGCGCGCGCGGGTGTCGACGCGGTGCTCCACATCGAGCGCGCCGGAGCGAGCGCGGCGCGCGCCCGCAACGCCGGGCTCGCGCGGGCGCGCGGCGCACTCGTGCAGTTCGTCGACGGCGACACGTGCATCGCCCCCGGCTGGGTCGCGGCGGGGAGCGCCGCGCTCGCGGCCGATCCGGAGCTCGCCGGCGTCGAGGGATCGCTCGTCGAGGCGCGCCCGGCCGCGAACCTCTACCACGCCGTGTGCGAGCTCGACTGGCCGGCGGGCGAGGGCACGGTCGACTTCGTCGGAGGCAACGCGCTCTACCGTCGCGAGGCGATCGCCGCCGCCGGCGGCTTCGACGAACGCATGCGCGTCGGCGAGGAGCCCGAGCTCGGGTTCCGGCTGCGGCAGGCCGGCTTCGGGTTCCGGCGGCTGGATCACCCGATGGCCGTGCACGACCTCGACCTGCGCGGGCTCGGCGACTACTGGACGCGCGGGCGCAAGAGCGGGCTCGCGTGCGGGTGGGTCGCGCTCGCGACGGGCGGTGCGACGCGCGGCTACTGGAGCGAACGCGTGCGCGCGACCCTCGTGCACGCAGCGTGGCAGGTGCTGCCGGTCGCGGCGGGCGTCGCTGCGCTTCCCGCGAGCCCGCGCCTCGCCGCCGTGCTCGTCGCGGCTCCCCTGCTCGCACTCGCGCTCCTCGGCGCGCGCAAGGCGCGGCGCGTCGCGCACGCGCGCGGCGTCGGCCTCGGTCGCGCGCTCGCCTACGGCCTGCACGCGTACCTCTACAAGATCCCGAGCGCGGTCGGCGTGCTCCAGGCACTCGCCTCCCGCCTTCCGCCGCCCGCGCCCTCGCGCGCGTACGTCGCGGAGGCCCCGCCGCAATGA